Proteins encoded together in one Banduia mediterranea window:
- a CDS encoding class I SAM-dependent DNA methyltransferase encodes MAADEDYFESLYRDSADPWGFRTRWYEQRKRALTLAALPHRRYRSALEAGCATGELAAELAGRCEHLLACDFHEGALHRARLRLAGYPQARVERRRLPQDWPDGVFELIVVSELGYYLGDRDLDELLRRARAGLGDGGVLLACHWRHRFAEAVRAGDAVHAAFAALGLPRLLRHEEPDFLLEAWSPDPTSVAAREGLSAMTDPTPSEQETR; translated from the coding sequence CTGGCCGCAGACGAGGATTATTTCGAAAGCCTGTACCGCGACAGCGCGGACCCCTGGGGCTTCCGCACACGTTGGTACGAACAGCGCAAGCGCGCGTTGACACTGGCTGCGTTGCCGCACCGCCGCTATCGCAGTGCGCTGGAAGCGGGCTGCGCCACCGGCGAACTGGCCGCCGAACTGGCCGGCCGTTGCGAACACCTGCTGGCCTGCGATTTTCACGAAGGCGCGCTGCATCGGGCACGGCTGCGCCTGGCGGGATATCCGCAGGCACGCGTGGAACGCCGCCGTCTGCCACAGGACTGGCCCGACGGCGTTTTCGAGCTGATCGTCGTCAGCGAACTCGGCTACTACCTCGGCGACCGGGATCTGGACGAACTGCTGCGCCGCGCGCGCGCCGGCCTGGGCGATGGCGGTGTGCTGCTGGCCTGCCACTGGCGCCACCGCTTTGCCGAAGCCGTGCGCGCCGGCGATGCGGTGCACGCTGCTTTCGCCGCACTCGGCCTGCCGCGACTGCTGCGCCACGAGGAACCCGATTTTCTGCTGGAAGCCTGGTCGCCGGACCCGACATCGGTGGCCGCCCGTGAAGGCCTTTCCGCAATGACCGACCCCACACCATCGGAGCAAGAAACGAGATGA
- a CDS encoding type II toxin-antitoxin system VapC family toxin has translation MIFDTDVLIWFLRGSPKAARAVDSEENRSISLVTYMELLQRSKNKHETHEIKGFLKDFGFSTLPLTENIGHRASIYVEEYALSHSIGVAGALVAATAVEGNQVLLSANIKHFKCVKELQLKQFRP, from the coding sequence ATGATCTTTGATACCGACGTTCTCATTTGGTTTCTCCGGGGCAGTCCCAAGGCAGCACGAGCTGTTGATTCTGAAGAAAACAGAAGTATCTCCTTGGTTACGTACATGGAGCTATTGCAGAGGTCCAAAAACAAGCACGAAACTCACGAAATTAAAGGTTTTCTGAAAGATTTCGGATTTTCCACGCTTCCTCTGACCGAGAACATTGGCCATAGGGCATCTATCTACGTCGAAGAGTACGCGCTATCCCATTCCATCGGTGTTGCCGGCGCACTTGTAGCGGCTACGGCGGTTGAGGGAAACCAGGTCTTGCTCAGCGCCAATATCAAACACTTCAAATGTGTAAAAGAGCTTCAGTTGAAGCAGTTTCGGCCATGA
- a CDS encoding endonuclease/exonuclease/phosphatase family protein yields MSSDATQTSFRLLTLNLHKGFNWLNRKFVLHQLRDAVREVSADVVCLQEVLGQHEEHSTRYENWPSAPQYEFLADTIWGEFAYGRNAVYPGGHHGNAVLSKFPIRQHHNFDVSVAGSESRGLLHCTLELPGLDLDTHVVCAHLGLRETHRQHQLQLLGKLADERVPPGAPLIVAGDFNDWRVRAHQPLSREAGLREAFVELHGRAARSFPSRWPMLRLDRVYYRDARIRRANILSDKPWSRLSDHAALCVEVEI; encoded by the coding sequence ATGAGTTCGGACGCAACGCAAACGTCCTTTCGACTGCTGACGCTGAACCTGCACAAGGGGTTCAATTGGCTGAACCGGAAATTCGTCCTGCATCAACTGCGCGACGCGGTGCGTGAGGTGTCGGCCGATGTGGTGTGCCTGCAGGAAGTGCTGGGTCAGCACGAGGAGCATTCCACGCGCTACGAGAACTGGCCCTCGGCGCCGCAATACGAATTCCTGGCTGACACGATCTGGGGCGAGTTCGCCTATGGGCGCAATGCCGTCTATCCCGGTGGCCATCACGGCAATGCCGTACTGTCGAAGTTTCCGATCCGACAGCATCACAATTTCGATGTGTCGGTGGCCGGTTCGGAAAGTCGCGGCCTGCTGCATTGCACGCTGGAGTTGCCGGGCCTGGATCTGGACACGCATGTCGTCTGCGCACATCTGGGGCTGCGTGAAACGCATCGCCAGCACCAGCTTCAATTGCTCGGCAAGCTGGCCGACGAGCGCGTGCCGCCGGGCGCGCCGCTGATCGTGGCCGGCGATTTCAACGACTGGCGCGTGCGTGCACACCAGCCGTTGAGCCGCGAAGCCGGTCTGCGCGAGGCGTTCGTCGAACTGCACGGTCGGGCGGCGCGCAGCTTTCCGTCGCGATGGCCGATGCTACGACTGGACCGCGTCTACTATCGCGACGCCCGTATCCGGCGCGCGAACATTCTTTCGGACAAACCCTGGTCCCGGCTTTCGGACCATGCCGCACTCTGCGTCGAGGTGGAAATATGA
- the zwf gene encoding glucose-6-phosphate dehydrogenase, whose translation MDTLPRLDSELRADAVVLFGATGDLALRMLFPSLYALSVDGFLPESFRIVGVARQASTTEGFRVRVAEAIRLRHTGSPVDEAKLETLLQRIDYCRGDATRADGVVELAARLKQLDIQVPMFYLATSPSLYSAICGTLRESGLSAAPARVVLEKPLGRDLPSSRAINRAVGEAFDEDRVFRIDHYLGKETVQNLLALRFANSLFERLWNNLTIDHVQITVTETEGVGDRWPYYDEYGALRDMVQNHILQLLCLVAMEPPADLDPDSVRNEKVKVLKALRPMTPVAAGNASVRGQYGVGLTDGKPTRAYADERGQATDTETFVALRAEIDNWRWAGVPFFLRTGKRMAERRTQIVIQLRDVPHSIFGKTGNAGLTANRLVIDLQPDEDISMLLINKKPGLAREGMALRALPLSLGSQPSADTERRRIAYERLLLDVIDNNPTLFVRRDEVEQAWKWVDGVVDAWKQSGLGVKPYAAGGWGPAGAFALIERAGRAWHD comes from the coding sequence ATGGACACGCTTCCCAGACTCGACAGCGAATTGCGCGCGGACGCCGTGGTGCTGTTCGGCGCGACCGGCGATCTAGCGCTGCGCATGCTGTTTCCGTCGCTCTATGCCTTGTCCGTGGACGGATTTCTGCCGGAATCGTTCCGGATTGTCGGCGTGGCCCGGCAAGCGAGCACGACGGAGGGTTTCCGGGTACGCGTTGCCGAGGCCATTCGGCTGCGCCATACCGGCAGCCCTGTGGATGAGGCCAAACTCGAAACCTTGCTGCAGCGCATCGACTACTGTCGCGGCGACGCCACGCGCGCCGATGGCGTGGTCGAACTCGCAGCGCGTCTGAAACAGCTCGATATTCAGGTGCCAATGTTCTATCTCGCCACCTCACCGAGCCTGTATTCAGCGATCTGTGGCACCTTGCGCGAGTCCGGGCTGTCAGCCGCGCCGGCGCGCGTGGTGCTGGAAAAGCCACTGGGGCGCGACCTCCCCAGTTCCCGGGCGATCAACCGCGCGGTCGGCGAGGCTTTCGACGAGGATCGCGTGTTCCGCATCGACCACTACCTGGGCAAGGAAACGGTGCAGAACCTGCTGGCGCTGCGATTCGCCAACAGTCTGTTCGAACGGCTCTGGAACAATCTCACGATCGATCACGTGCAGATCACGGTGACCGAAACCGAAGGCGTCGGCGACCGCTGGCCGTACTACGACGAATACGGCGCGCTACGCGACATGGTGCAGAACCACATTCTGCAACTACTGTGTCTGGTGGCGATGGAGCCGCCGGCCGATCTCGATCCGGACTCGGTGCGCAACGAGAAGGTCAAGGTGCTCAAGGCGCTGCGGCCGATGACACCGGTGGCGGCGGGCAATGCCAGCGTGCGCGGGCAATACGGAGTCGGTCTGACGGATGGCAAGCCCACTCGCGCCTACGCGGACGAACGCGGCCAGGCGACCGACACCGAAACCTTCGTCGCACTGCGTGCGGAAATTGACAACTGGCGCTGGGCCGGTGTGCCGTTTTTCCTGCGCACCGGCAAGCGCATGGCAGAGCGCAGAACCCAAATCGTCATCCAGTTGCGTGATGTGCCGCATTCGATCTTCGGCAAGACCGGCAACGCGGGCCTGACAGCGAATCGTTTGGTGATCGACCTGCAGCCGGACGAAGACATCTCGATGCTGCTGATCAACAAGAAACCGGGACTGGCCCGCGAAGGCATGGCACTGCGTGCGCTACCGCTGAGTCTGGGCTCGCAGCCCAGCGCCGATACCGAGCGCCGCCGCATCGCCTACGAGCGCCTGCTGCTCGATGTGATCGACAACAATCCGACATTGTTCGTGCGGAGAGACGAGGTCGAACAGGCCTGGAAATGGGTCGACGGTGTCGTCGACGCCTGGAAGCAGTCCGGCCTCGGGGTCAAGCCGTACGCGGCCGGAGGCTGGGGGCCGGCCGGCGCGTTCGCGCTGATCGAACGCGCCGGGCGTGCGTGGCACGACTGA
- a CDS encoding glycosyltransferase, with protein sequence MIGIVIPAHNEEALLGDSLAAVLAAARHPDLGGEPVEIVVVLDACTDASAEIASAYGVSCVAVEVRNVGHARRRGAEWLLARGARWLAFTDADSVVAADWLPCQLNLKTDAVCGSVTVRDWGAHSAEVRARFDAGYRDRDGHRHVHGTNFGVSRAAYLAVGGFAPLAVGEDVALAAALERAGFAIAWSAAPRVATSARLVARARGGFGDFIDGLYRVGASVVDTSAQALGSAAALAETAE encoded by the coding sequence ATGATCGGCATCGTCATACCCGCGCATAACGAAGAAGCCTTGCTGGGAGACTCTCTGGCGGCGGTGCTGGCCGCGGCGCGGCACCCGGACCTTGGCGGCGAGCCGGTCGAGATTGTCGTCGTGCTCGATGCCTGCACCGATGCCAGCGCGGAAATCGCCAGCGCCTACGGCGTGAGCTGCGTCGCCGTCGAGGTGCGCAACGTCGGTCATGCGCGGCGTCGCGGCGCCGAGTGGCTGCTGGCGCGTGGCGCCCGCTGGCTGGCGTTCACCGATGCCGATTCGGTGGTCGCCGCCGACTGGCTGCCGTGCCAGCTCAACCTCAAGACCGACGCGGTCTGCGGCTCGGTCACGGTCCGCGACTGGGGTGCGCACAGCGCCGAGGTACGCGCGCGCTTTGATGCCGGCTACCGCGATCGGGACGGCCACCGCCACGTCCACGGCACCAATTTCGGCGTCTCGCGCGCCGCGTATCTGGCCGTCGGCGGATTCGCGCCGCTGGCGGTCGGCGAGGATGTGGCCCTGGCCGCGGCTTTGGAACGCGCCGGCTTCGCCATCGCTTGGAGCGCGGCACCTCGGGTCGCCACCAGCGCCCGTCTCGTCGCGCGCGCCCGCGGCGGTTTCGGCGACTTCATCGATGGTCTGTATCGCGTCGGCGCCAGCGTCGTCGACACCTCGGCGCAGGCGCTCGGCAGCGCCGCCGCCCTGGCCGAGACGGCGGAATGA
- the clsB gene encoding cardiolipin synthase ClsB, whose amino-acid sequence MSDPAWRDSNKVELLINGESFFPSVFDAIRGAREEVLIETFILFEDKVGLELHEVLVDAGKRGVRINLMVDGYGSPDLSAQYLSELSAAGVQVQVFGARPKLLGMRTNLFRRLHRKLVVVDATDAWVGGINYSHDHLRDFGPEGKQDYAVKVRGPVVDDIRSFMLRAMAGKPARRWWRRRARWAPDPALPQSEGAQVLFVTRDNVNHRDDIEKHYRAVIRSANREVMLANAYFFPGYRVLREFRNAARRGVRVRLILQGQPDKKIMRWAAMSLYDYLLRAGVEIYEYVERPLHAKIALADEEWSTVGSSNLDPLSLALNLEANLMIRDRSFNAGLREHMEWLIDEHCQRIVSEHAHRPLIWQRVITFFVFHFLRHFPAWAGWFPAHAGKLTKIEPLRSEAPDWPGANGNVALSPREK is encoded by the coding sequence ATGAGCGATCCTGCGTGGCGGGACAGCAACAAGGTCGAGCTGCTGATCAACGGAGAGAGCTTCTTTCCCAGCGTGTTCGATGCGATTCGCGGTGCCCGTGAAGAAGTGCTGATCGAAACCTTCATCCTGTTCGAGGACAAGGTCGGTCTTGAACTGCACGAAGTGCTGGTCGATGCCGGCAAGCGCGGCGTGCGCATCAATCTGATGGTCGATGGATACGGCTCACCGGACCTCAGCGCGCAGTACCTGTCGGAACTGAGCGCGGCCGGCGTGCAGGTGCAGGTGTTCGGCGCGCGGCCCAAGTTGCTGGGCATGCGCACCAATCTGTTCCGGCGGCTGCATCGCAAGCTGGTGGTGGTGGACGCCACTGACGCCTGGGTCGGCGGCATCAACTATTCCCATGACCACCTGCGTGATTTCGGCCCAGAGGGCAAACAGGACTATGCCGTGAAGGTGCGCGGTCCGGTGGTGGACGACATACGCAGCTTCATGCTGCGCGCCATGGCCGGAAAGCCCGCGCGCCGCTGGTGGCGCCGGCGCGCGCGCTGGGCACCAGACCCGGCGTTGCCGCAGAGCGAAGGCGCTCAGGTGTTGTTCGTGACCCGTGACAACGTCAATCATCGCGACGATATCGAAAAGCACTACCGCGCCGTGATCCGTTCGGCCAACCGGGAGGTGATGCTCGCCAACGCCTATTTCTTTCCGGGCTATCGCGTACTGCGCGAATTCCGCAATGCCGCTCGCCGCGGAGTGCGCGTGCGCTTGATCCTGCAGGGGCAACCGGACAAGAAGATCATGCGCTGGGCGGCGATGTCGCTGTACGATTATCTGCTGCGCGCAGGTGTCGAAATCTATGAATACGTCGAGCGTCCCTTGCACGCCAAGATCGCGCTGGCGGACGAGGAATGGTCCACGGTCGGCTCCAGCAACCTCGATCCGCTGAGCCTGGCGCTGAACCTGGAAGCCAATCTGATGATTCGCGACCGGTCCTTCAATGCCGGATTGCGCGAGCACATGGAATGGCTGATCGACGAGCATTGCCAACGCATCGTCAGCGAGCACGCGCATCGCCCGCTGATCTGGCAGCGCGTCATCACGTTCTTCGTGTTTCACTTTCTGCGGCATTTCCCAGCCTGGGCCGGCTGGTTCCCGGCACATGCCGGCAAGCTCACCAAGATCGAACCGCTGCGCAGCGAAGCGCCGGACTGGCCAGGAGCCAATGGCAATGTCGCGCTGTCACCACGCGAGAAGTGA
- a CDS encoding catalase, giving the protein MAKQNAPDHDSKQDQLSAFHRSNDGGGLTSNQGIGIADNQNTLKSGIRGPQLLEDFVLREKITHFDHERIPERVVHARGAAAHGYFQAYEPLGDTLSSASFLQDPSKKTPVFVRFSTVAGFRGSADTARDVRGFAVKFYTEDGNWDLVGNNIPVFFIQDAIKFPDLIHSVKPEPHNEIPQAQSAHSTFWDFMSLMPESMHMAMWIMSDRAIPRSYRMMEGFGIHTFRMIDDSGKSRFVKFHWKPRLGTHALVWDEAMKLGGQDPDFHRRDLWEAIDNGDYPEWEFGVQVVEEDQADQFDFDLLDATKIIPEELVPVRKIGKLVLDRNPDNYFSETEQVAFCPANIVPGIDFSEDPLLQGRLFSYLDTQLIRLGGPNFNEIPINRPVCPVHNLQRDGYGRQAIDRGRTAYEPNSLAGNCPVQGGAPRSFQSVATRVDGEKLRARSPSFADHFTQATLFYQSQSAVEQQHIVEALSFELGKCDVPHVRRRVVALLAHIDENLAAGVAANLGIEPDPDLSYLDDYTGTQPNERRGAAKPGKSPALSMVTGNPETIATRKLAILAMDGFDAAGVSAVKKAVSDGGGQCMLIAGSLGTITAEDGSEMKPDLSFMTSRSTLFDAVYVAGGEASAKAIGQDADAVHFFKEAFRHGKALAASGAAVALLQRERLPKVDYADSEQIVDDAGVVTVAGESVDWKAFTQQFVGSIAQHRHWERSGRAMVDA; this is encoded by the coding sequence ATGGCCAAACAAAACGCCCCCGATCACGACAGCAAGCAGGACCAGCTTTCCGCTTTTCATCGCAGCAATGACGGCGGCGGCCTGACGAGCAACCAGGGCATCGGCATCGCCGACAATCAGAACACCCTGAAGAGCGGAATCCGCGGCCCGCAGCTGCTGGAAGATTTCGTATTGCGCGAAAAGATCACCCACTTCGACCATGAACGGATTCCGGAACGGGTGGTGCATGCGCGGGGCGCGGCCGCACACGGTTACTTTCAGGCCTATGAGCCGCTGGGCGACACGCTGTCCAGCGCGAGTTTCCTGCAGGACCCGTCGAAGAAGACGCCGGTGTTCGTGCGCTTTTCGACCGTCGCAGGATTTCGCGGCTCCGCCGACACCGCACGTGACGTGCGCGGCTTCGCGGTGAAGTTCTACACCGAGGACGGTAACTGGGATCTGGTCGGCAACAATATCCCGGTGTTTTTCATCCAGGACGCGATCAAGTTCCCGGACCTGATCCACTCGGTAAAGCCCGAACCACACAACGAAATCCCGCAGGCGCAGAGCGCGCATTCCACATTCTGGGACTTCATGTCGCTGATGCCCGAATCCATGCACATGGCGATGTGGATCATGTCCGACCGCGCGATTCCGCGCAGCTACAGGATGATGGAGGGCTTCGGCATCCATACCTTCCGCATGATCGACGACAGCGGCAAGTCGCGCTTCGTCAAGTTCCACTGGAAGCCCAGGCTCGGCACGCACGCCCTGGTCTGGGACGAGGCGATGAAGCTCGGTGGCCAGGACCCCGACTTCCACCGCCGCGACCTGTGGGAGGCGATCGACAACGGCGACTATCCGGAATGGGAATTCGGCGTGCAGGTGGTCGAGGAAGACCAAGCCGACCAGTTCGACTTCGACCTGCTCGATGCGACCAAGATCATCCCCGAGGAACTGGTGCCGGTGCGCAAGATCGGCAAGCTGGTGCTCGACCGCAACCCCGACAACTACTTTTCCGAAACCGAGCAGGTCGCATTCTGCCCGGCCAACATCGTGCCGGGCATCGACTTCTCCGAGGACCCGCTGCTGCAGGGGCGGCTGTTTTCGTACCTGGATACCCAACTGATCCGGCTGGGCGGTCCGAACTTCAACGAAATCCCGATCAACCGGCCGGTGTGTCCTGTGCACAACCTGCAGCGCGACGGCTATGGGCGGCAGGCCATCGACCGCGGCCGCACCGCCTACGAGCCGAATTCGCTGGCCGGCAACTGCCCGGTGCAGGGCGGGGCGCCGCGCAGCTTCCAGTCCGTGGCCACGCGCGTGGACGGCGAGAAGCTGCGCGCGCGCAGCCCCAGCTTCGCCGACCACTTCACGCAGGCCACGCTGTTCTATCAGAGCCAGAGCGCGGTCGAGCAACAGCACATCGTGGAGGCCTTGTCCTTCGAACTCGGCAAATGCGACGTGCCGCATGTGCGCCGCCGCGTGGTCGCGCTACTCGCCCACATCGATGAGAACCTGGCCGCCGGCGTGGCCGCCAATCTCGGCATCGAACCGGATCCCGACCTGAGCTATCTCGACGACTACACCGGCACCCAGCCCAACGAGCGCCGCGGAGCCGCCAAGCCCGGAAAATCGCCGGCGCTGTCGATGGTGACCGGAAACCCGGAGACGATCGCCACGCGCAAGCTCGCGATCCTGGCGATGGACGGCTTCGATGCGGCCGGCGTCAGTGCCGTGAAGAAAGCCGTCAGCGACGGCGGCGGCCAGTGCATGCTGATCGCCGGCAGCCTTGGCACGATCACCGCCGAAGATGGCAGCGAGATGAAGCCGGACCTGTCGTTCATGACCTCGCGTTCGACCCTGTTCGACGCCGTCTATGTCGCCGGCGGCGAGGCCAGTGCCAAGGCGATCGGCCAGGATGCCGACGCCGTGCACTTCTTCAAGGAAGCCTTCCGCCACGGCAAGGCGCTGGCGGCCAGCGGCGCGGCGGTGGCGCTGCTCCAGCGCGAGCGCCTGCCCAAGGTGGACTATGCGGACTCCGAGCAGATCGTCGACGATGCCGGCGTGGTCACCGTGGCGGGCGAGTCGGTGGACTGGAAGGCATTCACGCAACAGTTTGTCGGCAGCATCGCCCAGCACCGGCACTGGGAGCGCAGCGGCCGCGCGATGGTGGACGCATGA
- a CDS encoding HIT family protein — translation MDSIFTKIIKGELPGHFVWQDDQCVAIMTIAPIRPGHVLLIPREQIDHWDDLPAPLASHLMLTGQRIARAIKKALSPKRVGMMIAGFEVAHVHLHILPAESLGAFDFSQVQQPDAQALAEKAHLIRQALESLAE, via the coding sequence GTGGACAGCATTTTCACCAAGATCATCAAGGGCGAACTGCCCGGCCATTTTGTGTGGCAGGACGATCAGTGCGTGGCGATCATGACGATTGCCCCGATCCGCCCCGGCCATGTCCTGCTGATTCCCCGCGAGCAGATCGATCATTGGGACGATCTGCCGGCGCCGCTGGCGAGCCATCTGATGCTGACCGGCCAGCGCATCGCCAGGGCCATCAAGAAGGCGCTGTCTCCCAAGCGCGTCGGCATGATGATCGCCGGATTCGAGGTCGCACACGTGCATCTGCACATACTGCCGGCCGAGAGCCTGGGTGCCTTCGATTTTTCGCAGGTTCAGCAGCCTGACGCGCAAGCGCTGGCCGAGAAAGCGCACCTGATCCGGCAGGCTCTCGAATCGCTCGCCGAATGA
- a CDS encoding PIG-L deacetylase family protein, with protein sequence MVGEGTPEAAWRSWRGLAQLSRAGLDELVPPGRRTVIVAPHPDDEVLGAGGLLSALAERRREVLIVGVTEGEGSHPGSALWHAKALAARRGAERSEGLQALGLAAGIDRLGYADGQLASDIPGLARRLGETLRQDDVVFATWACDGHPDHEAVGQAAARACAARGARLLQMPVWMWHWAQPGSERVPWQRAIRFELGDAALARKRAAIACHRSQLEADATRGAPPILGTAALARWLRPYEVFFT encoded by the coding sequence ATCGTCGGCGAGGGCACGCCGGAGGCCGCGTGGCGATCATGGCGAGGTCTCGCGCAGCTGTCGCGCGCCGGGCTGGACGAACTGGTTCCGCCGGGCCGGCGCACGGTGATCGTTGCGCCGCATCCGGATGACGAGGTCCTTGGTGCCGGCGGCCTGCTGAGCGCGCTCGCCGAGCGCCGGCGCGAGGTGCTGATCGTCGGCGTGACCGAAGGCGAGGGCTCGCATCCCGGTTCGGCGCTGTGGCACGCAAAGGCGCTGGCGGCACGACGCGGCGCCGAGCGCAGCGAGGGCTTGCAGGCGCTGGGACTTGCCGCCGGCATCGACCGACTCGGCTACGCGGACGGGCAACTTGCCTCGGACATCCCCGGTCTGGCCCGCCGGCTCGGCGAGACGCTGCGGCAAGACGATGTGGTGTTCGCGACCTGGGCCTGCGACGGCCATCCCGATCACGAAGCGGTGGGGCAGGCCGCCGCCCGGGCCTGTGCCGCCCGCGGCGCGCGCCTGCTGCAGATGCCGGTGTGGATGTGGCACTGGGCGCAGCCAGGCTCCGAGCGCGTGCCCTGGCAGCGGGCCATCCGGTTCGAACTCGGAGACGCGGCGCTGGCGCGCAAGCGCGCCGCGATCGCCTGCCATCGCAGCCAGCTCGAAGCCGACGCCACGCGCGGCGCGCCGCCGATTCTCGGCACCGCGGCGCTGGCGCGCTGGCTGCGCCCCTACGAGGTCTTCTTTACATGA